The sequence GGGTGACGATGATGGAGGTGCGCCGGTCGGCGCCGTCGGGGGCGGGGTTCTCCACCTTGCGGTGGTGGAAGTTCCAGATCAACTCGTGGATGTGGCCACCGATGATGGGGTCGAGACCGGTGGTGGGTTCGTCGTAGAAGACCACGACCGGGTCGATGGCGATGGCACGGGCGATCGCGACCCGCTTGGCCATGCCGCCGGAGAGTTCCTCACGCGACTTGTTCATCACGTCCTCGGGGTCGAGGGCCGCGGCAGAGATGGCCTCGACCGCCCGCGAGCGGATCGTCTCTTCGGAGAGTTCGGTGTGCTCGCGGAGCCAGAGCGCGATGTTGTCGTAGACCGAGCCGGAGAAGAGGGCGTTCTTCTGGAAGACCACGGACCAGTGGAGGCGGATGGCGTCCATCGTGTCGGCATCGGCTTCGGCGATGTTGACCATCCGGCCGTCGGGCTGGTCGTGGTCGGTGACCTCGACGGTGCCGCTGGAGGCCAGGAGCAGGCCGTTGAGGTGGTCCAGGAGGACGGTCTTGCCGCCGCCGGAGGCGCCGACGATCGCGATGATCTCGCCGGAGCGGATCTCGAAACTGATGCCCCGGAGGACCTCGTGGTCGTTGAAACTCTTGTGGAGCTTCTGCACCCGGATCTCCACTGGTAAAATGGCCTGCCCGGGCGCTGGCTCGGCGTTGCTCATGGCTCAGAATAGCGGGTATCGCGATGACAGGACCCGGACCGACCATCTACCTCGACTCGAACGCCACGACGCGGCCGGCGGATGAGGTTGTCGCCGCGATGACCGAGGCGCTCACCGGGTGCTGGCACAACCCGTCGTCCATCCACCGGCCCGGCCAGGGCGCCCGGCAGAAACTGGAACTGGCCCGCAAGGAGGTCGCCGGGCTAATCGGCACCAAGCCGCGGTTCATCACGTTCACAGGTTCCGGCACCGAGGCGCTGGACCTGGCCGTGCGCGGCACGCTGGGGATGACGACCCGCCGGACGATCGTCACCACGCAGGTGGAGCACGGGGCGCTGCGCGGGCTGTGCCGGAGCCTCGCGTCCCACGGCGGGTGCCAGGTGAGACACGTCGGCCTCGGCGCGGGCGGCGTGGTGGATACGCGGAGCCTCGAATCGCTGATCGACGACTCGGTGGCGCTCGTCTCGATCCAGTGGGCGAATAACGAGACCGGCGCGATCCACCCGATCGACGCCATCGGCGAGATCTGTCGACGCAAGGGGGTGACGTTCCACTGCGACGGGACGCAGTGGGTCGGCAAGATGCCGACCAACGTCGAGGCGGGAACGGAAGCGGGGGCCGGGGCCGCGGGGGGAGGGGGTGTCAACGGTGCGGCGGGGCACACCGGCGCCGACCAGCACACGAGCGTGCAGGCGACCTGGGGCGGATCGGGGCGGTTCATCGACATCCTCACGTTCTCGCCGCACAAGTTCCACGGTCCCAAGGGCGTGGGCGTGGTGTACCTGCGGCAGGGCGTCAAGCTCGCTCCGGTGATCCATGGCGAGCAGGAGCTGGGCCGCCGCGGCGGGACAGAGAACGTGCCCGGGATCCTCGGGGCCGGCGCGGCGGCGCGGCTGGCGAAGCAGTGGCTCGCGGATCCGGCTCGCATGGCGGCGATGGAAGCGC comes from Phycisphaeraceae bacterium and encodes:
- a CDS encoding ATP-binding cassette domain-containing protein — its product is MSNAEPAPGQAILPVEIRVQKLHKSFNDHEVLRGISFEIRSGEIIAIVGASGGGKTVLLDHLNGLLLASSGTVEVTDHDQPDGRMVNIAEADADTMDAIRLHWSVVFQKNALFSGSVYDNIALWLREHTELSEETIRSRAVEAISAAALDPEDVMNKSREELSGGMAKRVAIARAIAIDPVVVFYDEPTTGLDPIIGGHIHELIWNFHHRKVENPAPDGADRRTSIIVTHDRDLLRRLAPRVVMLDGGTVCFDGPYEQFLEADSKAAREYLQAMPVLHARDGQW
- a CDS encoding aminotransferase class V-fold PLP-dependent enzyme, which gives rise to MTGPGPTIYLDSNATTRPADEVVAAMTEALTGCWHNPSSIHRPGQGARQKLELARKEVAGLIGTKPRFITFTGSGTEALDLAVRGTLGMTTRRTIVTTQVEHGALRGLCRSLASHGGCQVRHVGLGAGGVVDTRSLESLIDDSVALVSIQWANNETGAIHPIDAIGEICRRKGVTFHCDGTQWVGKMPTNVEAGTEAGAGAAGGGGVNGAAGHTGADQHTSVQATWGGSGRFIDILTFSPHKFHGPKGVGVVYLRQGVKLAPVIHGEQELGRRGGTENVPGILGAGAAARLAKQWLADPARMAAMEALRDRFEQSLVRAVPDAVLNGPPDRRQRLWNTSNVAFPRLESEALLLLLSERGVCASAGSACSSGSLEPSPVLLACGVPPERAHGSLRFSLCRETSAEEIDHAVRIVAECVDRLKKSMVTA